The following proteins come from a genomic window of Rhodoligotrophos sp. CJ14:
- the hisG gene encoding ATP phosphoribosyltransferase, protein MTRPLTIALPSKGRLMEQAGEMFEAAGFRLDRTGAGRGYQGKLNGLPDAEDLEVAYLSATEIAHLLREGKIDLGITGEDLLQEHIPNLADVIAIPKRLGFGRADVIVAVPECWLDVATMSDLDEVALAYHARHGRRLRVATKYVNLTRRFFAEQGVRGYRIVESLGATEGAPAAGTAEVIVDITSTGATLEANHLKILDDGVILKSEAVIGVYLSAMRDARLQAILAKLA, encoded by the coding sequence ATGACGCGTCCGTTGACCATTGCGCTGCCCTCCAAGGGCCGGCTCATGGAGCAGGCAGGGGAGATGTTCGAGGCGGCTGGCTTCCGGCTCGACAGAACCGGGGCAGGGCGCGGCTATCAGGGCAAGCTCAATGGCCTTCCGGATGCGGAGGATCTCGAGGTCGCCTATCTCTCGGCAACGGAAATCGCGCATCTGCTGCGCGAGGGCAAGATCGACCTCGGCATCACCGGCGAGGATCTGCTGCAGGAACATATTCCCAATCTTGCTGATGTGATCGCGATCCCAAAACGCCTCGGCTTCGGGCGAGCGGATGTGATCGTGGCGGTTCCGGAATGCTGGCTGGACGTGGCGACGATGAGCGATCTCGACGAAGTGGCGCTCGCGTACCATGCGCGCCATGGGCGACGGCTGCGGGTCGCGACGAAATATGTGAACCTCACCCGCCGGTTCTTCGCCGAGCAGGGGGTGCGCGGCTATCGGATCGTCGAAAGCCTCGGGGCAACGGAAGGTGCACCCGCGGCGGGCACGGCAGAGGTGATCGTGGACATCACCTCAACAGGGGCAACACTCGAGGCCAATCACCTCAAAATTCTGGATGATGGGGTGATCCTCAAGTCGGAGGCGGTCATCGGGGTGTATCTTTCCGCGATGAGAGATGCACGGCTCCAGGCCATCCTCGCCAAGCTCGCATAA
- a CDS encoding ATP phosphoribosyltransferase regulatory subunit, with protein sequence MSTSAIPGKSPRERARLDAQNAPMLALLVEAGFAHVEPDILQPADLFLDRSGEDIRTRTFVFTDPGGRELCLRPDLTVPTCRYHLEVAGDVAAEARYCYCGPVFRHQPMGADAMHPREFVQVGMEWFGDKDAPAAEAEVFALTIRAVEAAGLSRYRVKLGDLGLFTALLDSIEMPPRWRQRLNHQFWRPRAFRDLLDMLAGRRPRARSETEDLLSRLGNASEERAVALVEEVLELEGIPLVGGRSIAEIARRLHERARDREERPLSAEAVQLIEAYLEISAPPEQAAVAMRTLAAQAGARFGEALDRFERRFAEAREKGLDIQNHRFSGVFGRSLEYYSGFVFQLEVESKTGWVPLAGGGRYDGLLSAIGSPKPVPAVGCAIHTERLRHALEAQP encoded by the coding sequence GTGAGCACCAGCGCCATTCCCGGCAAATCGCCTCGCGAAAGGGCGAGGCTCGACGCGCAGAATGCGCCGATGCTCGCGCTGCTGGTGGAGGCTGGCTTTGCGCATGTGGAGCCGGATATTCTGCAGCCGGCCGATCTCTTCCTCGATCGGTCGGGTGAAGATATCCGCACGCGTACCTTCGTGTTCACCGATCCTGGCGGGCGCGAGCTCTGCTTGCGGCCCGATCTCACCGTGCCCACCTGCCGCTATCATCTGGAGGTGGCGGGTGATGTAGCGGCGGAAGCGCGCTATTGCTATTGCGGCCCGGTATTCCGGCACCAGCCGATGGGGGCCGATGCCATGCATCCGCGCGAATTCGTGCAGGTCGGCATGGAGTGGTTCGGGGATAAGGACGCGCCCGCCGCGGAAGCGGAGGTGTTCGCCCTCACCATCAGGGCAGTCGAGGCTGCGGGCCTCAGCCGATATCGGGTGAAGCTCGGTGATCTCGGCCTTTTCACCGCGCTGCTCGACAGTATCGAGATGCCGCCGCGCTGGCGGCAGAGGCTCAATCACCAGTTCTGGCGGCCACGGGCTTTCCGCGATCTTCTGGACATGCTGGCGGGGCGCAGGCCGCGAGCCCGATCGGAAACCGAGGATTTGCTATCGCGGCTTGGCAATGCGAGCGAAGAGCGTGCGGTGGCGCTGGTCGAAGAGGTTCTGGAGCTGGAGGGCATTCCCCTGGTGGGCGGGCGCTCTATCGCTGAGATTGCGCGGCGGCTGCATGAGCGTGCGCGGGACCGGGAGGAGAGGCCCTTATCCGCCGAGGCTGTCCAGCTGATCGAAGCCTATCTCGAAATCTCCGCACCACCCGAACAGGCGGCGGTCGCCATGCGGACGCTCGCCGCACAGGCCGGTGCCCGGTTCGGCGAGGCTCTGGATCGGTTCGAGCGGCGCTTTGCGGAGGCGCGCGAGAAGGGGCTCGACATCCAAAATCACCGCTTCTCCGGGGTGTTCGGCCGCAGCCTCGAATATTATTCCGGCTTCGTCTTCCAACTCGAGGTCGAAAGCAAGACCGGCTGGGTGCCGTTGGCAGGCGGTGGGCGTTATGACGGTCTGCTCTCGGCCATCGGCAGCCCCAAGCCGGTGCCGGCGGTCGGCTGTGCCATCCATACGGAGCGCTTGCGGCATGCACTGGAGGCACAGCCATGA
- the hisS gene encoding histidine--tRNA ligase, protein MADADKAPVLKAPVPKAHRPKARVAKGFRDVEAQEIRALKRMLATIEQVYELYGFDPVETPTIEYTDALGKFLPDQDRPNEGVFSFQDDDEQWLSLRYDLTAPLARYVAENYDRLPKPYRSYRAGWVYRNEKPGPGRFRQFMQFDADTVGTDNPAADAEICMLAADTLEKLGVPRGSYVIRVNNRKVLDGVMEAIGLGGEDNGGRRLTVLRAIDKLDKIGIDGVRELLGKGRMDPSGDFTPGAGLDAAGATAVLDFVNAAAGQTNAETVEGLRRALAENAPIGEGLAELASIAAHVDEAGYSDRVRIDPSVVRGLEYYTGFVVEAELTFDMRNEEGEIVRFGSVGGGGRYDGLVERFRGEKVPATGFSIGVSRLYAALRNLGKIEDDTIAAPVVVLVMDKQRLGDYQAMVRELRDAGIRAEMYLGTSGMKAQMKYADRRGAACAIIQGSDELAAGEVQIKDLIAGAEASRAIENRDEWRDARPAQMTVRRGDLVQAVRDVLKRYRP, encoded by the coding sequence ATGGCAGACGCGGACAAGGCACCGGTGCTCAAGGCACCCGTGCCTAAGGCACACAGACCCAAGGCCAGGGTCGCGAAAGGATTTCGCGATGTGGAGGCGCAGGAGATCCGCGCGCTCAAGCGCATGCTCGCGACCATCGAGCAGGTCTATGAGCTTTACGGATTCGATCCCGTGGAGACGCCGACCATCGAATATACGGATGCGTTGGGCAAGTTCCTGCCGGATCAGGACCGGCCCAACGAGGGCGTGTTCTCCTTCCAGGACGATGACGAGCAGTGGCTGTCGCTGCGCTACGACCTGACCGCGCCGCTCGCCCGTTATGTTGCCGAGAATTACGACCGGCTGCCCAAGCCCTATCGCAGCTATCGCGCGGGTTGGGTCTATCGCAACGAGAAGCCGGGGCCGGGCCGCTTCCGCCAGTTCATGCAGTTCGACGCAGACACGGTGGGCACGGACAATCCCGCGGCGGATGCGGAAATCTGCATGCTCGCGGCTGACACGCTGGAGAAGCTGGGGGTCCCGCGCGGCTCCTATGTGATCCGGGTGAATAACCGCAAGGTGCTCGATGGCGTCATGGAAGCGATCGGGCTCGGTGGTGAGGACAATGGCGGCCGCAGGCTCACCGTGCTGCGGGCGATCGACAAGCTCGACAAGATCGGCATCGATGGCGTGCGCGAGCTGCTTGGCAAAGGCCGGATGGACCCGAGCGGTGATTTCACGCCGGGCGCGGGGCTTGATGCTGCGGGCGCCACGGCGGTGCTCGATTTCGTCAATGCTGCTGCCGGTCAAACGAATGCCGAGACGGTCGAAGGTCTGCGCAGGGCGCTTGCGGAGAATGCGCCCATTGGGGAAGGGCTTGCCGAGCTTGCATCGATTGCCGCGCATGTCGATGAGGCCGGGTATAGCGACCGGGTGCGGATCGATCCGTCGGTGGTGCGGGGGCTTGAGTATTATACGGGCTTCGTGGTCGAGGCAGAGCTCACCTTCGACATGCGCAATGAGGAAGGCGAGATCGTCCGCTTCGGCTCGGTGGGCGGCGGCGGCCGCTATGACGGGCTGGTCGAGCGTTTCCGCGGCGAGAAGGTGCCCGCCACCGGCTTTTCCATCGGCGTTTCCCGGCTCTATGCCGCGCTCAGGAACCTCGGCAAGATTGAGGACGACACGATCGCTGCCCCGGTGGTGGTGCTGGTGATGGACAAGCAGCGGCTGGGCGATTACCAGGCCATGGTGCGCGAGCTGCGCGATGCAGGCATTCGCGCGGAAATGTATCTCGGCACCTCGGGCATGAAGGCGCAGATGAAATATGCCGATCGGCGGGGTGCCGCCTGCGCCATCATTCAGGGGAGCGATGAGCTTGCCGCCGGCGAAGTTCAGATAAAGGATTTGATTGCAGGCGCAGAGGCCTCACGCGCCATCGAAAATCGGGATGAGTGGCGCGATGCGCGGCCTGCCCAGATGACGGTGAGGCGCGGTGACCTCGTTCAGGCGGTCCGCGATGTTCTGAAACGGTATAGACCGTGA
- the glcF gene encoding glycolate oxidase subunit GlcF yields the protein MQTNFTEAQRADPKIAEAEAILRACVHCGFCTATCPTYVLLGDELDSPRGRIYLIKQMLEEEKPATADVAKHIDRCLSCLACTTTCPSGVDYMHLIDQARVHVEETYRRPALDRFFRALVAQVLPEPKRMQQALSLARFGKPFAPLLDLVKPLRPAAAMLRLAPNRLPRTVTHPEARPLTSRRGRVAVLTGCAQSVLAPSINEATFRLLQRMGFEPVVPKGQGCCGALTHHMGREDDALSRARRNIDSYMSEIDGERLDAIIINASGCGTTVKDYGHMFARDPLYAEQAQTVSSLTKDITEFVAEHGLPEGETPLKVRVAYHAACSMQHGQKIRTEPTRLLLKAGFEVVEPAEGHLCCGSAGTYNILQPELAGKLRDRKLAHLAQIRPDVIATGNIGCMTQLASGTDVPLVHTVELLDWATGGPRPAAMVR from the coding sequence ATGCAGACGAATTTCACGGAGGCACAACGCGCTGACCCGAAGATCGCCGAAGCGGAGGCGATCCTGCGGGCTTGCGTGCATTGCGGGTTCTGCACCGCCACGTGCCCGACCTATGTGCTGCTCGGGGATGAGCTCGACAGTCCCCGCGGCCGCATCTACCTCATCAAGCAGATGCTGGAAGAGGAGAAGCCCGCAACCGCTGACGTTGCCAAGCATATCGACCGGTGCCTCTCCTGTCTTGCCTGCACGACCACCTGCCCGTCGGGGGTCGACTATATGCATTTGATCGACCAGGCGCGGGTGCATGTGGAGGAGACCTATCGCAGGCCGGCTCTCGACCGGTTCTTCCGCGCGCTTGTCGCCCAGGTGTTGCCCGAGCCCAAGCGGATGCAGCAGGCGCTCTCTCTGGCCCGCTTTGGCAAGCCGTTCGCCCCGCTGCTTGATCTGGTGAAGCCGCTGCGGCCCGCCGCCGCGATGCTGAGGCTTGCCCCAAACCGGCTTCCACGCACTGTGACGCACCCGGAAGCCCGTCCACTCACGAGCCGCCGCGGCCGGGTGGCTGTGCTCACCGGCTGTGCGCAGAGCGTGCTCGCCCCGTCGATCAATGAGGCGACCTTCCGGCTGCTTCAGCGCATGGGTTTCGAGCCGGTGGTGCCGAAGGGGCAGGGGTGTTGCGGCGCGCTCACGCATCACATGGGGCGGGAGGATGACGCGCTTTCCCGCGCGAGACGCAATATCGACAGCTATATGAGCGAGATCGATGGCGAACGGCTTGATGCCATCATCATCAATGCGTCGGGCTGTGGCACGACCGTGAAGGATTACGGCCATATGTTCGCGCGTGATCCGCTCTATGCGGAGCAGGCGCAGACGGTCTCGTCCCTCACCAAGGACATCACGGAGTTCGTGGCAGAGCATGGCCTGCCCGAGGGTGAGACCCCGCTCAAGGTGCGGGTCGCCTATCACGCCGCCTGTTCCATGCAGCATGGGCAGAAGATCAGAACGGAGCCGACGAGGCTGCTGCTCAAGGCGGGGTTCGAGGTGGTCGAGCCGGCAGAAGGCCATCTCTGCTGTGGTTCCGCCGGCACCTACAACATCCTCCAGCCCGAGCTTGCCGGAAAGTTGCGCGACCGGAAGCTTGCGCATCTTGCTCAGATCCGCCCCGATGTGATCGCCACCGGAAATATCGGCTGCATGACTCAGCTTGCCTCGGGCACGGACGTTCCCCTCGTGCACACGGTCGAGTTGCTCGACTGGGCAACAGGCGGACCACGGCCAGCGGCCATGGTCCGGTAG
- a CDS encoding FAD-binding protein → MPSTLKPGNLAELQDVMAWAASARAPLEIIGSGSKRRIGRPVDAAWLLDVSGLSGVRLYEPEELIIQTGAGTPLPELKALLESHGQCLAFDPPDLTRLLGAEDSGRNVQPATVGGMVASNFAGPARLKMGAVRDHVLGFKAVSGRGESFKGGGRVVKNVTGYDLPKLMAGSWGTLAVLGEVTLKVLPRPETEASLVLLGLADEEAVTRLARGLGSACEVAAAAHVPKDLSHAFPVAMRAGQSEPLTVLRLDGFRPSVEYRLRKLRELVAEEARALVLGEEDSADLWREIRDCTLLAGTEDRAVWRISVAPSDGARVLGQLRLSAGARGFYDWGGGLIWCDVPAAPDAQAAKVRAAVANRGHATLIRAPRAVRALVDVFDPQSPGIAALSARIKAGFDPYGILNPGRMYKI, encoded by the coding sequence ATGCCGTCGACGCTCAAACCGGGAAATCTGGCCGAACTCCAGGATGTCATGGCCTGGGCCGCGTCTGCGCGGGCGCCGCTCGAGATCATCGGTTCAGGCTCCAAGCGCCGGATCGGCCGGCCGGTCGATGCCGCCTGGCTGCTGGATGTCAGCGGGCTTTCGGGGGTGCGCCTCTATGAGCCCGAAGAACTGATCATTCAGACCGGCGCGGGCACACCGCTCCCGGAGCTCAAGGCGTTGCTTGAGAGCCATGGCCAGTGCCTTGCCTTCGATCCGCCCGATCTGACCCGCCTGCTCGGGGCAGAGGATTCAGGCCGCAATGTTCAGCCGGCCACGGTCGGCGGCATGGTCGCGAGCAATTTTGCGGGACCAGCGCGCCTCAAGATGGGGGCCGTGCGCGATCATGTGCTGGGTTTCAAGGCGGTCAGCGGGCGCGGCGAGAGCTTCAAGGGCGGCGGGCGCGTCGTCAAGAATGTCACGGGCTATGACCTGCCGAAGCTCATGGCCGGTTCCTGGGGCACGCTTGCCGTGCTTGGCGAGGTGACGCTGAAGGTGCTGCCACGACCGGAGACGGAAGCAAGCCTCGTGCTTTTAGGGCTTGCGGATGAGGAGGCGGTCACGCGGCTTGCGCGCGGTCTCGGCAGTGCCTGTGAAGTGGCTGCGGCGGCGCATGTACCGAAAGACTTGTCGCATGCCTTTCCGGTTGCGATGCGGGCCGGGCAGAGCGAGCCGCTGACGGTTCTGCGGCTCGATGGCTTCCGCCCTTCGGTCGAATATCGGCTGCGCAAGCTGCGGGAGCTGGTGGCGGAAGAGGCTCGCGCTCTGGTGCTCGGCGAAGAGGATTCTGCTGATCTCTGGCGGGAGATCCGCGACTGTACCTTGCTCGCCGGTACAGAGGATCGGGCAGTCTGGCGCATTTCGGTCGCGCCAAGCGATGGAGCGCGTGTGCTCGGCCAGTTGCGGCTATCGGCCGGCGCGCGCGGCTTTTATGATTGGGGCGGCGGGCTTATCTGGTGCGATGTGCCGGCTGCGCCGGATGCGCAAGCGGCCAAGGTTCGCGCAGCCGTTGCAAATAGGGGACATGCCACGCTCATCCGGGCGCCGCGCGCGGTGCGGGCGTTGGTCGATGTGTTCGATCCTCAGTCGCCCGGCATCGCGGCGCTCAGTGCACGAATAAAGGCCGGGTTCGATCCGTATGGCATTCTCAATCCCGGCCGGATGTATAAGATCTAG
- a CDS encoding FAD-linked oxidase C-terminal domain-containing protein — MSGIAMPAPNGDVLARRAEIVRRLRAIVPGEGVVDARDELRVFESDGLTAYRQLPLVAVLPSTTAQVAAVLRYCHEEGIRVVPRGAGTSLSGGALPLQDAVLLVMAKFNRIKQIDIANRCVVTEPGVTNLAISEAAKPHGFYYAPDPSSQIACTIGGNVAENSGGVHCLKYGLTTNNVLGVELVLITGEVVRIGGKHLDSGGLDLLGVVVGSEGLLGVVTEVTVRILPVPETARAVLVGFPSSEQAGQCVADIIARGIIPAGIEMMDRPAIHAAEAFVHAGYPLDVEALLIIELDGPEAEVAHLIEVVREIADGNGATTMRASTSEAERLAFWAGRKAAFPAVGRISPDYYCMDGTIPRHRLPEVLQRMSALSQQYGLRVANVFHAGDGNLHPLILYDANIPDELERAEAFGADILRLCVEVGGVLTGEHGVGVEKRDLMPEMFDEGDLDQQQRLKCAFDPQGLLNPGKVFPVLHACAELSRMHVHQGRLPFPDIPRF; from the coding sequence ATGAGCGGTATTGCCATGCCTGCTCCGAATGGCGATGTGCTTGCCCGGCGCGCCGAGATCGTGCGCCGCCTCAGGGCCATTGTGCCCGGTGAGGGCGTGGTTGACGCTCGTGACGAGCTGCGCGTGTTCGAAAGCGACGGGCTCACCGCCTATCGGCAATTGCCGCTGGTTGCGGTGCTGCCCAGTACGACGGCTCAGGTGGCGGCCGTTCTGCGCTATTGCCATGAGGAGGGCATAAGAGTGGTGCCGCGCGGCGCCGGAACCTCGCTTTCCGGCGGAGCGCTGCCACTTCAGGATGCCGTGCTGCTGGTCATGGCGAAGTTCAACCGTATCAAGCAGATCGATATCGCCAATCGCTGCGTGGTGACGGAACCAGGCGTCACCAATCTTGCGATCAGCGAGGCTGCCAAACCGCACGGGTTCTATTATGCTCCGGATCCCTCGAGCCAGATCGCCTGCACGATCGGCGGCAATGTGGCGGAGAATTCCGGCGGCGTGCATTGCCTGAAATATGGGCTTACCACCAACAACGTGCTCGGCGTCGAGCTCGTGCTCATCACTGGCGAGGTGGTGCGCATCGGCGGCAAGCACCTGGATTCCGGCGGGCTCGACCTGCTCGGGGTCGTTGTGGGCTCGGAAGGCCTGCTCGGTGTCGTAACGGAAGTCACGGTGCGCATATTGCCGGTGCCGGAGACGGCGCGCGCGGTCCTGGTTGGTTTCCCCAGCAGCGAGCAGGCCGGGCAGTGCGTTGCCGATATCATCGCGCGTGGCATCATTCCGGCGGGGATCGAGATGATGGACCGGCCGGCGATCCATGCGGCCGAGGCGTTTGTTCATGCGGGTTATCCGCTCGATGTCGAGGCGCTGCTGATCATCGAGCTGGATGGGCCGGAGGCAGAGGTTGCCCATCTCATCGAGGTCGTGCGCGAGATCGCGGATGGCAATGGCGCCACCACCATGCGGGCAAGCACCTCGGAAGCCGAGCGGCTCGCATTCTGGGCGGGCCGCAAGGCGGCATTCCCGGCGGTGGGGCGGATCTCGCCGGATTACTATTGCATGGACGGCACCATTCCTCGGCACCGGCTGCCTGAGGTGCTGCAGCGGATGAGCGCGCTGTCACAGCAGTACGGGCTGCGGGTCGCAAACGTGTTCCATGCAGGCGATGGCAATCTGCATCCGCTCATCCTCTATGACGCCAACATCCCCGACGAGCTGGAGCGGGCGGAGGCGTTTGGCGCCGATATTCTGCGGCTGTGCGTTGAGGTTGGTGGCGTGCTCACCGGCGAGCACGGGGTTGGCGTTGAAAAGCGCGATCTGATGCCGGAAATGTTCGACGAGGGCGATCTCGATCAACAGCAGCGGCTCAAATGCGCGTTCGATCCGCAAGGACTGCTCAATCCCGGCAAGGTGTTTCCCGTACTGCATGCCTGCGCGGAATTGAGCCGCATGCATGTGCATCAGGGCCGTCTGCCTTTTCCCGATATTCCACGGTTCTGA
- a CDS encoding MOSC domain-containing protein, producing MTIGTVQAIWRYPVSSLGGEMMDAAELDATGIIGDRLWGVVDATSGAIAKPEGEKRWRVTPEVLARTTEEDFELQIPGGDWISGRSEAAREALSAHFGFPVTVKRHGPEFDSPDTVAPRYRRAPIHLVTSASLKKLKSVIPDSMIDARRFRPNLVIQLPEEAVGFEEGRWIRKEIRVGSVKLYVNEPCDRCAFTMLGQRDVPFDKAILPAVSAVNGKSFGVYCAVTQGGRITAGDPVEVI from the coding sequence ATGACCATCGGAACTGTACAGGCGATCTGGCGCTATCCCGTAAGCTCGCTGGGCGGCGAGATGATGGATGCTGCCGAACTCGACGCGACGGGGATCATCGGCGACCGGCTCTGGGGCGTGGTCGATGCAACATCCGGCGCGATCGCCAAGCCGGAGGGTGAAAAGCGGTGGCGGGTCACGCCAGAGGTCCTGGCCAGGACGACGGAAGAGGATTTCGAGCTTCAGATTCCCGGCGGTGATTGGATCAGCGGCCGGTCGGAGGCGGCGCGCGAGGCGCTCTCGGCGCATTTCGGCTTTCCGGTGACCGTCAAGCGGCACGGGCCTGAATTCGATTCGCCCGACACGGTCGCGCCGCGTTACCGGCGCGCGCCCATCCATCTGGTCACCAGCGCCTCGCTCAAAAAGCTCAAATCGGTCATCCCCGACAGCATGATCGATGCGCGCCGGTTCCGGCCGAATCTGGTCATCCAATTGCCAGAGGAAGCGGTCGGCTTCGAAGAGGGCCGGTGGATCCGCAAGGAGATCCGCGTCGGATCGGTGAAGCTCTATGTGAACGAGCCGTGCGACCGCTGCGCGTTCACCATGCTCGGCCAGCGGGATGTGCCGTTCGACAAGGCCATCCTGCCGGCCGTTTCCGCCGTGAACGGAAAAAGCTTCGGCGTCTATTGCGCGGTCACCCAAGGCGGCCGTATCACGGCTGGAGATCCGGTGGAGGTCATTTAA
- a CDS encoding (Fe-S)-binding protein, whose protein sequence is MIENPPRIGLFVTCLVDLFRPSVGFAAVKLLESAGCEVEVPSAQTCCGQPAFNSGDREDTRAIARQVVEIFAPYDYVVAPSGSCAGMIHKHYPSLFDPGTPERDEAEALATKTWELVSFLTHVMGLESVPEHFDGTVTYHDSCSGLRELGIKHQPRRLLQTVEGLKLVELRDAEVCCGFGGTFCVKYPDISNDMVEKKAANIEATKADLLLAGDLGCLMNMAGKLKRRGSSVAVRHVAEVLAGELTAPPIGGSDRPGSEQKQ, encoded by the coding sequence ATGATAGAAAATCCGCCCCGCATCGGTCTTTTCGTGACCTGTCTTGTTGATCTGTTCAGGCCGTCGGTCGGCTTTGCAGCGGTGAAGCTGCTCGAATCAGCGGGATGCGAGGTGGAGGTTCCTTCGGCACAGACCTGCTGTGGCCAGCCCGCCTTCAATTCCGGTGATCGTGAGGACACGCGTGCCATTGCCCGGCAGGTGGTCGAGATCTTCGCACCTTACGATTATGTGGTCGCCCCCTCCGGGTCATGCGCCGGCATGATCCACAAGCATTATCCCTCCCTGTTCGACCCCGGTACCCCTGAGCGCGATGAGGCGGAGGCGCTGGCCACCAAGACCTGGGAACTGGTCTCGTTTCTCACCCATGTGATGGGCCTTGAATCCGTTCCGGAACATTTTGACGGCACTGTCACCTATCACGACTCCTGCTCCGGCCTTCGGGAACTGGGCATCAAACACCAGCCGCGCCGTCTCCTTCAGACGGTGGAGGGACTAAAGCTGGTCGAGCTGCGTGACGCTGAGGTCTGCTGCGGCTTCGGTGGCACGTTCTGTGTCAAATATCCTGACATTTCGAATGATATGGTGGAAAAGAAGGCTGCCAATATCGAGGCGACCAAGGCCGACCTGCTTCTCGCCGGTGACCTCGGCTGCCTCATGAACATGGCCGGCAAGCTCAAGCGTCGGGGCTCGTCCGTCGCGGTCCGCCACGTGGCCGAGGTTCTCGCCGGGGAATTGACGGCCCCTCCCATCGGCGGATCGGATCGGCCCGGCAGTGAGCAGAAGCAGTAG
- a CDS encoding LutB/LldF family L-lactate oxidation iron-sulfur protein yields MQPQSHAFKQNAARALHDEKLQQALRHVPTGFVEKRARARDRLPEFDALRDEAVEIKKHTLAHLDLYLEAYERKVHETGGHVHWAPTAADARRIIVDLCKARGAKLVTKGKSMVSEEIGLNDALQAEGIKPVETDLGEYIIQLRGESPSHIIAPAIHLTRDQVEADFRRAHGELPPDRVISEAPELVAEARTMLRQKYLDADIGITGANFLVAETGSSIIVTNEGNGDLTQSLPKVHIVVTSIEKLVPTLEDVSTILRVLARSATGQEFSSYTTFSTGPRRPEDPDGPEEYHVVLLDNGRSALLGTEFQDMLRCIRCGACLNHCPVYQAVGGHAYGWVYSGPMGAVLTPSLVGVDEAAPLPNASTFCGRCEEVCPMRIPLPKMMRHWREREYERHLTPATYRTGLGLWAWAAKRPGVYRPMASLAARTLRFLSGKRGRLRRLPLASGWTRYRDFPAPEGKTFQELWKERRRG; encoded by the coding sequence ATGCAGCCCCAATCGCACGCCTTTAAGCAGAATGCCGCTCGCGCCCTTCACGACGAGAAGCTGCAGCAGGCACTGCGCCACGTTCCAACCGGCTTCGTCGAGAAGCGCGCCCGCGCCCGTGACCGGCTGCCGGAATTCGACGCGCTTCGCGACGAGGCGGTCGAGATCAAGAAGCATACCCTTGCCCATCTCGACCTCTACCTCGAAGCCTATGAGCGCAAGGTTCATGAGACCGGCGGGCACGTGCACTGGGCGCCCACCGCCGCGGACGCACGCCGTATCATCGTTGATCTCTGCAAGGCGCGTGGCGCCAAGCTGGTGACCAAAGGCAAATCCATGGTCTCCGAGGAGATCGGCCTGAACGATGCGCTTCAGGCCGAGGGCATCAAGCCGGTTGAGACCGATCTCGGCGAATACATTATCCAGCTGCGCGGCGAGAGCCCGAGCCACATCATCGCCCCCGCCATTCACTTGACCCGTGATCAGGTCGAGGCGGATTTCCGTCGTGCCCATGGCGAGCTGCCGCCCGACAGGGTGATCAGCGAGGCACCGGAGCTGGTGGCCGAAGCGCGTACCATGTTGCGGCAGAAATATCTGGACGCGGATATCGGCATCACCGGTGCCAATTTCCTCGTTGCCGAGACTGGCTCGTCAATCATCGTGACCAATGAGGGCAATGGCGATCTCACCCAATCGCTGCCCAAGGTCCATATCGTCGTCACCTCCATCGAGAAACTGGTGCCGACCCTGGAGGATGTGTCCACGATCCTGCGTGTACTCGCCCGCTCGGCCACCGGCCAGGAATTCTCATCCTACACCACCTTCTCGACCGGTCCTCGCCGACCCGAGGACCCCGACGGCCCCGAGGAATACCACGTGGTGCTGCTCGACAACGGGCGTTCGGCCCTGCTCGGCACCGAGTTTCAGGACATGCTGCGCTGCATCCGCTGCGGCGCCTGCCTGAACCATTGCCCGGTCTATCAGGCGGTCGGCGGCCATGCCTATGGCTGGGTCTATTCCGGTCCCATGGGCGCTGTTCTGACCCCTTCGCTGGTGGGCGTGGACGAGGCCGCCCCTCTGCCCAATGCCTCGACCTTCTGCGGCCGCTGCGAGGAGGTCTGCCCCATGCGCATTCCGCTGCCGAAGATGATGCGGCATTGGCGGGAGCGGGAATATGAGCGGCACTTGACGCCTGCCACCTATCGCACCGGGCTGGGATTGTGGGCATGGGCGGCCAAGCGGCCTGGCGTCTACCGCCCCATGGCGTCCCTTGCCGCACGCACCCTTCGCTTTCTCTCGGGCAAGCGCGGCAGATTGAGGCGCCTTCCCCTTGCCTCTGGCTGGACGCGATACCGCGATTTTCCCGCGCCCGAGGGCAAGACATTCCAGGAGCTCTGGAAGGAGCGTCGCCGTGGCTGA